From Uloborus diversus isolate 005 chromosome 8, Udiv.v.3.1, whole genome shotgun sequence, a single genomic window includes:
- the LOC129227575 gene encoding beta-1,4-galactosyltransferase galt-1-like, producing MSTTKQKFRAARFKYTNFRVFKRFLTTCNFIILLSVVITVSIIMTIQKSENEEIFTSKLDEFHAATQFRPSIQSTMKPQSTKKQTTAVHAHIQTGEKINNVSKITPDKFPQTPPMFSPKFAMPIIKIRSHPRHVNKRLKTTEERMISPKRLKYRDFVDKMARSKSFPSESPPKMNDKHVSTGMNDWIRANSPRDQTKFLVYSAFWDDRFDENYVRIMAIMVTKNPPPVYCKLQMMDGTSQDVRVTRKIMNEHWRLKYASYFLSCVVAKNVDPPLKVLVSLQRNFTYSAMLPVHQNKENIVSPRGEIAVCVKPFHYYYDRATWLLEFIELHRIFGVEHFYFYNHSVGSSVDALLRYYMTQNIVTVLPWNLPIRSQKEVRTEGIFSSLNDCVFRTMYLFHYVVMLDFDEYIIPREHDTYLEMIQQLEEDNKRIRGKPGSFVFKNTFFYLYWENDTTAFGAEPETPPLMVPYLITQYKTRRLTTTMKVGSRSKYIIVPERVIEVGNHVVWRHTSGSRAIPVPDTVALLHHYRICEFGGFSCMKKESLVDRTAQRFAPELLKRVLRQCRMVYTESEGKCPLSPPLGSPW from the exons ATGTCAACAACAAAACAGAAATTTCGTGCAGCACGTTTTAAATACACAAATTTTCGAGTATTCAAACGCTTTCTCACCACTTGCAATTTTATAATCCTTCTAAGTGTGGTAATTACTGTGTCCATCATTATGACGatacaaaaaagtgaaaatgaggaaatttttacctcaaagttGGATGAATTCCATGCTGCCACTCAGTTTAGACCTAGCATTCAATCCACTATGAAACCTCAAAGTACTAAAAAACAAACGACTGCAGTTCATGCTCATATCCaaacaggggaaaaaatcaacaacGTATCTAAAATTACTCCTGATAAATTTCCCCAGACACCACCAATGTTTTCTCCGAAATTTGCAATGCCCATTATCAAAATCCGGTCCCACCCAAGACATGTGAACAAGAGACTGAAGACAACAGAGGAACGAATGATTTCTCCTAAAAggctaaaatatagagattttgtTGATAAAATGGCTCGGTCAAAATCGTTTCCATCAGAGAGTCCCCCTAAAATGAACGACAAACATGTTAGCACGGGTATGAACGACTGGATTAGGGCTAACAGTCCACGAGATCAAACTAAGTTTCTTGTGTACTCGGCATTCTGGGATGATAGGTTTGACGAAAACTATGTACGAATAATGGCCATAATGGTGACTAAGAACCCTCCTCCTGTGTACTGTAAGCTGCAGATGATGGATGGTACTTCACAAGATGTTCGTGTGACTCGCAAAATAATGAACGAACACTGGAGACTCAAATACGCATCGTATTTTCTTTCCTGTGTGGTTGCTAAAAATGTTGATCCACCATTAAAAGTTTTGGTATCGCTCCAGAGGAATTTTACTTACTCGGCAATGTTGCCTGTTcaccaaaataaagagaacaTAGTCTCTCCGAGAGGTGAGATTGCTGTTTGTGTTAAGCCATTTCATTACTACTACGACAGAGCCACCTGGTTGCTGGAGTTTatagaactacatcgaattttcggagTTGAACATTTTTACTTCTACAACCATTCCGTTGGTTCTAGTGTCGATGCTCTTCTGCGGTACTACATGACACAAAATATCGTGACCGTTCTACCGTGGAACTTACCAATACGATCCCAGAAAGAGGTTCGAACAGAAGGGATATTTTCTTCGCTGAATGATTGTGTATTTCGAACAATGTACTTATTCCATTATGTTGTTATGTTGGACTTCGATGAATACATCATTCCACGGGAGCACGACACTTACTTGGAGATGATCCAACAGCTGGAGGAAGACAACAAGAGAATCCGTGGCAAGCCTGGCAGCtttgtattcaaaaatacattcttCTACCTGTATTGGGAAAACGACACCACAGCATTTGGAGCGGAACCTGAAACCCCACCCCTGATGGTACCGTACCTCATAACGCAGTACAAAACTAGACGTCTAACAACGACTATGAAAGTTGGCAGCCGCTCCAAGTACATAATTGTTCCTGAAAGGGTAATTGAGGTTGGAAACCATGTTGTTTGGAGACATACCTCAG GAAGCAGAGCAATTCCTGTACCGGATACAGTGGCACTCCTGCATCATTACCGGATTTGTGAGTTCGGCGGATTTAGCTGTATGAAGAAGGAAAGTCTCGTGGACAGGACAGCTCAGAGATTTGCTCCGGAGCTTTTGAAGAGGGTTCTACGGCAGTGTCGCATGGTGTACACTGAATCAGAAGGGAAATGTCCTCTATCTCCTCCCTTAGGATCACCCTGGTAG